Genomic DNA from Pygocentrus nattereri isolate fPygNat1 chromosome 11, fPygNat1.pri, whole genome shotgun sequence:
GAAAAtctagattttttatttaaacttgtGAAAACCAAGTTCTAGGATTTCGAAAAATTGAAACAAGAAAGCAAGACAAgtcaaatgcagaaaaaaaatattcaagatgcaagattttattctaaggtCAAATGTACTTCAATGTATGacgttgttgaggcttttgcacaaacttgtgAAGTCCGTGCCAACTCGAGCGCACGCGGTCATTACAGCAACGCGGGGACAGACCACATACTGAAAAATACTAAAACTCAGGCAAATATTTCAAGGATTCTATAGGAAATATAACGCATTGCATTACATTAGAAAAAAGCGCGAAATAGAGACTTTTCCACTAGTGGACCACTGTTCATGAAGAAGTGCAAGAACGAAAAAAGAACATATTTATGAGTTTCTACACAGGCTAGAGACGTATCGCGCGGTTTAAATGGAGCAggtgttctttctttctttctttcatcgcCGCTAACGGCCGCATCAGCGTGTGAGACACGCACATCTACagtctttaaaaaacaaaaactcagcAGAAGGTGTGTCTGATCAGGTTGGGTCAGCTGTGGGGTTAAAGGCTATAGGTTACACGCATGACTGTGTAACAGGCTGAGCTCCGTTCACTGGCTTGTCGCGCATTGGCACCGGTGGCCCGCTGTTCACGTGACTTTACTGAGCCAGGACGTGTGAGACAGGTGCACTTATTAATTAGGGGGATCCTGCTTATTTGACCACGGCTTCAAACTGTGATCCCTCGTCCCCTTTCAACACTAATGTCCCACTCGGTTAGTTTTACAAGCGCTTATTTCATATCACATCACCAGAGCGTTACAGATGCTGGCTTTGGTTGTTCTAGCAGGGTTTGTAATGGGTCCAGCATTCCATTATAGAACAGCCCAACCTATAGGCTTCTGCTATATACAGTGACCTCGTGTCTCCTGACTACAATAAGGACAAACATTACAACAGCTGGTCATTTATgaattttacagtgtatttgaGGCACTGATGGGTAGCTTCCCACGCCGGAAGTTGCTGTCCTCCAGCACTGAATCTATTGAGTATGGCACACTGCTCGCGCGGCTCCTCTTCGGGCTCTCGCACGGTTCGTCGTTCTTACGTCGTGGGTGCGGGTGCAGGCGGGTCCGTCCGAGGCCAAGCTCCTCTCCCCCCGCTCGCTTCATCCCATAGCGGCACCGGCAAACCCCGCCGAACATCACGATCCCGCCCAACAGCTCCGTGATGCCGCCCGTGTAGCCCAGCACAATGCAGTATCCCAGGCGAATGTCACTCGACGGTGAGTTGATGTAGGGCAGGATGTGGTGGTACCACGCCACGGGGATGATGGTCAGCACGCCGGAGCTGAAGATGAAGAGGCCGCCCAGTCCCGCCACCGACCATCTCGGCTTGTCCGTCCAGCAGTGGGTCCCGATGGTGGCCACGCCTAGGCCGATGAGGGTCACGATCAGACTCGCCACCATCATCCTCCGGGCAATCTCAATGATCTGGTTGTTGAAGTACTCGCTGTCCTCGTGGTTGCACAGCACGTCCCGAGACTCCGTGAAGGACCTGCAGATGTCCCAGATCCCCTGGTGAAGCACAAGGTCCGGAGGCTCCCCGCTGATGTTGTGGATGGTGCGCCAGTTGGGCGCCACCGTGCTGGTCAGGTCCAAGATCCAACCGCAGGGCGCGAAGACCAGGCCAAGCAAAAGAATCCCAGGAGATCGCATGATGGACTTTCTAGCCTCATACAGCGCGCGCTCATAAAAGAAAGAGATTGAGCTGTACAGACGTGTACCTGAAACTTGGAGAGGGTGGATCCCTCAGACTCCCACGGCCGGGAGCCGTCACGTGGTGCGTCATTCAGTCGGCATCAATACAGCCTCGGGTTTCGATAGCATTGTATTACAGCACACAGTGAATGCTGGCGGCTTCAAAGGAGCCTTATGAAAGTGCACTGAACATGTCTAACATATTTAAGAGTGATCTACATCTGTCACTGGCTCGACCGCAGATCTCTCCCCTGCCCCTTCCCACTCCAGCGGGCTTCACGCAAAGAGCCCCATCCCCGTTTTTT
This window encodes:
- the LOC108438822 gene encoding claudin-23-like; translation: MRSPGILLLGLVFAPCGWILDLTSTVAPNWRTIHNISGEPPDLVLHQGIWDICRSFTESRDVLCNHEDSEYFNNQIIEIARRMMVASLIVTLIGLGVATIGTHCWTDKPRWSVAGLGGLFIFSSGVLTIIPVAWYHHILPYINSPSSDIRLGYCIVLGYTGGITELLGGIVMFGGVCRCRYGMKRAGGEELGLGRTRLHPHPRRKNDEPCESPKRSRASSVPYSIDSVLEDSNFRRGKLPISASNTL